The segment ATCAGATGTCTGAGAATCTGCTGCTTCAGTAAGTGCTTCAGTTTGTGATTCAGCAGGTTCAGTGTCTTCAATTGTTTCAGATTCAGAGGCTTCAACATTTCCAGTAGTGTGAGACTCAGCTGCTTCAGTATTTACTTCAGTGTTTGACTCGGCAGCTTTTAAAGCAAGAACAGTTTGAGATTCAGAAGCCTTCCAGTCATCTGGAGCATCAGTGCTACTAGCTTCAGCAGCTTCAACTGGAACATCGGTGTTAGCTTCAGCAGCCTCAACTGGAGCATCGGTGCTAGCTACAGCAGCCTCCACTGGAGCATCAGTGCTGGCTTCTGCAGCCTCCACTGGAGCATCGGTGCTGGCTTCTGCAGCCTCAACAGGAGCATCAGTGCTAGCTTCTGCAGCCTCCACTGGAGCATCGGTGCTAGCTTCTGCAGCCTCAACTGGAGCATCAGTGCTAGCTTCTGCAGCTTCAATTGGAGCATCAGTGCTAGCTTCTGCAGCCTCCACTGGAGCATCAGTGCTGGCTTCTGCAGCCTCAACTGGAGCATCAGTGCTAGCTTCTGCAGCCTCAACTGGAGCATCAGTGCTAGCATTAGCAGCTTCAACTGGTAAATCAGTGCTGGCTTCAGCAAACTCAACTGGTGCATTTGTTGAAGGTTCTTCTGGTTTAGTTATTGTAACAATTTGTTTATGAGGATTTCCTGTCACCTTTTCACTTACTTCGGTGTTAGTTGGTTCTGGttcattgtctttattttctgtttctacTGATTGAAATCCACTAAATTTTGTTTGGAGCTTTGAGTTTTCCAGTTGGTTTGGAGTTACTTCTACATTTTCACTTGGCTTTACTTCATCTTGAGTTTCAGATTCATTTGGCTCTACTTTAGCATCAGTTCCTACGTCTTGAGCTTCAATATTTCCATTTTGCTCTGGTGTTTCAGTTTCAGCTTGAGTAGCTTCTACAGGGGCATCTGTttggctttcacttttttcagtGACCTCTTCGTGCACTGCCTCAACAAGTGAAACTTCTGAATTCTGCTCATTGCTTTCATTCTTATTTGAAATTACTTCAATGGCTTCTGATGCTTCTTGAAGCAAATCAGCATTGGATGTTTCAGTTTGGTCTTCAGTCTGTTCATTATTGTTGTTTACTGCTACAGATGCTTCAGGGTACAGTTCTGTTTGCTCTTCAGTTTGTTCATTCTTCTTGACTGCTTCCTGTGGAACTGAAGTGTTATCTGTAACGGTAGTATTTTTTGAGGGTTTGTTTCCATTTTGTTCCTCAGCAGTGGAAGCCTCAATGACATCCCCAGGTGCATTTTCTTCTTGGGTGGACACCTCTCCCTTAACTGCTTCGGGATAAAGCTCAGTCTTCTCCTCTGTTTTAGTGTTGTCCTCCACTGCAGGTTGCTCAACTGGCTTGGTAGATCCAGATTGCACTGTTGGCTCTGAAATAATATAAAGTTGTTTAAAATAGTGATTACCTTGCAGTATATGCatttttaacattaaatggtAATTTTAGAGTTAATCACATATGAAATATGATACCTATGATGAATTTCAgacttatttagtattttttcataattagtaAGTATTTATGAAAATTGATCCACAAAAAGGGAATTAACCTTTCTGTATTCGTATCCcactatttatgatattttgtACAGTGCAAGAGACTGTTGCCTCTCCAGGCTTTCTATTCCAGATCCTAAGATAAGTTTGAATTTTGTGCTTGATCTCTGATTTTGGAAAAGAAACTTATAGAAATTTATGCTCCATTAGTATATTGTTAACTATGGTAAAGAAGGTGATtatgatatgtaatatatgtgatgtAAAGATTAAATTTCATGATAGTTAGGTCAGTAACAAGAATGTGGCATTTGAGAAGACACCAGCCATAGCTGTCTTTTTACCTTTTTAGTTTAGACCTCTTGATTTGTGAATTTATAAGCAAGTGTATatcgttgtttattattattattattattattgttattattattattattattattattattattattattattattgttattattattattattttgacacaAGTCTCACTTGTTTCAGGATACCTCCCTGGATTTTGTGTAAGGTGTATAATGTGTGGAAGGTGTATTACTCAATATGTTTATAGTTTGTGGATATTTTGATATTAGAAGCCATTAACCAAACTTTAAAGCCGATTCATGGCATGTATTGCGTGAGAAACCTCTTCATCAAACACCCCAATGAGGCTTTGGGCCATGCTACaaactaaagttaaaattatCTGCAGATTTTGACTAACTGTTTGATGAAGTTGAATGAGGCCATACCTAACGGTGGACAGTGGTCGTAGGATGGACAACACTGTCCTTCTGTATATTTTCCCATACAGTCACCCCTCCAGAAACAGTCAATAACCGAACAGATGATCTCGCCCCCATCACAGTAGCAGGTCTCACATGGATTCTTTGGATCCTCCAGACGATCACCATTGTGGTAAATTACACCATCTTTTTCACAGTCTGGAGAAGTAGGATGATTTCATCACTAATGATGTACTTGGAAGTGAATTAACTAATGAATTGAAAACAAAATGGGAATTCAGTGAGACAGAGGTATCGCCGATGATTGGATACTCAATGCCATCAAATTATGTGGGAGAAGACGAATGTCTTGAAGTTACCTTTCGGCCATGCTTTGAAGGCCTATCAGTTCCCATTAATTGTCCTTGGACCGTGATGAAAAGATTAGAATTTAGTGTCAGGCCAAATTGCACTGACTCATTTTGTTGATTTCAGTTTTGCCAAAAATGCTCAATATTTATCTGAGAAATGTTTTCCCAACATCGACTAAAGGAACTCACCACATCTGAACTCAGGGCAACAAAGACCTGACCTCTCAATGGCACGACAGCCTGGTTTGAGCTGGCAAGAGATGACCGTGCAGGCGAAACCTGGTGGTCTGCACATACAGTCCTCACAAGGGTCAGCTGTGGGAAGGTATTCACCCTCCCTATAGGCCTTTCCATCGATCTCACATACTTTAACAAACACAATAGGAGGACGTTAGTAGTTGTGGTGGTGGaatatgtgagtttttttaagGTTGCCTAATTCTACTTTGGAGATGGTCTGTTGGAGGCGTAGCTTTATTCAAGGGGAGTTAATGAAACAGCAATGAATGTTTCTTTCAAATTTGGCTGGGTTCAAAGGAAAATGGGCAGAAATTTTTGCAGTCTTGATCTCTTTGTGAAAGCGAGGGTTGTAAGAGGCGTATCGAACTATCCAAGGTGGAGAGAATGGGCGCAGATCAGATTGTTAAATAACAACCAAGACTGAGGCTGGGGCAGAATGGATGGTCAATTGTTTGCTAATGGTTTGGAGTAAGTGCTTGTTTTGAAAACTTTTACAAGCGGCAATGCTTGGCTTTCACTTTATCCATTTGTTTCTTGGTTTATTAGTATATTGCTTGCCAGCATTTTGGCACAAGTTCGATTCATTTTTATGATACGAAAATAATTGAACGGctcaaatatttcatattaattgtttcttcttataattTAGACGAAGCCTGCAGTGACTCTATTTTCCTGTATGAAATACCATGTCTCTGTGAAGTCTTGTTATCCAAGACTGCGCTGTTCATGCATTCATAGTTACTGtgatttttatttccactttgGTAAGATAATACTTAatgtttgcgcgcgcgcgcgtgtgtgtgtgtggttgtgtgtgtgtagcttttTACCTCTCGGCATCGCATGAATTGAGAACTTgtgttaaggatttttttttcttttttgcggaTTTTCATGTGCCAGTTTATGCAGTCTTAACTTACTCAAGTAGTATATATCTTCCCATAGTTATTACATGGCCAAATTTTCATAAGGTTTCCTTTTGAAGGGGGACAGTTTTTGTCTTACCTTGGGTGTTATTCCTTGTTGTCACGCGTACATCATGGGATTGTCCCACCTGTGGCACTGGATCTGCAACCATAGAGATTTGACTTAGCATATAGAAAATATGCTCTCATTTTAGGAATATAAACATTGCCGCAGATTTTGTAAGattcaaaaaaatattaagcaaGCAAAATTTTATCAGCAGATTTTgtaaaattcaaacaatattaagCAAGCAAAATTTTATCAGCAGATTTTgtaaaattcaaacaatattatgCAAGCAAAATTTTATCAGCAGATTTTgtaaaattcaaacaatattaagCAAGCAAAATTTTATCAGCAGAATTTgtaaaattcaaacaatattaagCAAGCAAAATTTTATCAGcagattttttaatattcaaacAATATTAAGCAAGCAAAATTTTATCAGCAGATTTTgtaaaattcaaacaatattaagCAAGCAAAATTTTATTAACTGATTTTgtaaaattcaaacaatattaagCAAGCAAAATTTTGTCAGCAAGAATGGAGTCTTAGATTAAAAGCTTGGAAAGATTAACTTAGAGTATTTCAGAATAGTATGATTTAAAATTGCAGCCGAATAATCAACGCCCGTAGAGAACGCTATAAACAATACATAGATGGAGtgtagtaaaatatttttattaatcaaaatcGAACATACTTAGGACGATGAAATGCACTACTATCTTAAGAAATTTTGCTTTATAACAGTCGTTGCAATGTAAATGGTGACTGTTCGAAAGATAGGTGatcgtgatatatatacatagtaattgAACTTACTTGCTGTCACTATCGCCAGCCCCACGGCCAGAATCAAAGAGCGCTGAAGCCACATGTTTGCTttctggaagaaagaaagaaagaaaatgccaTAAAAATATTTGACTTTCTTAAAGAGTAAAAAGAATATGCAATTGTAATGGAGTGTCTTATCATCATTCATTTTGTATACGCGGTTTCTTCGGTTATTTTATTCAAAGGTTTTCTGCACTTCTAAAGGATTTTTGCAAAGTTCCTCTTATGCATTTGTATTTTGCCTGTTTATTATCTTCGAAATACGGTGTTATTGTGATTGTTCGTTATTTTCGTTATTATGGACAATATTCATACCATCATATTTCCAAGTGTcaaaagttattttatattttaatgattgttctccattgaaaaatttaTTGCAACTTCCTTGAGTCAAGTATTGATTTGTTATTTTCTTGGCGGATATAAATTTTGGAAAATTAAGATTTTGTCGAACGTTTTCCCTGCAGTTGGTAGAGTCATGGCACAACAGGGAACTGGCCTCCGATCGTGTCTTGTTTGACCCATCTGCCAGTTCGTGACCTTGGTCTTGACccttatctcttcttcttctttttcttcttgttcttcttccatTATGTCGTTCCTGCTGTCAAGCCAGCGATTCCGTATTTTAATTGCTTTATTTCCATTCTGGATTACATGTTCCTTCTAGAACTTCATGAATTTACCCATGTGTCCAGATATTGGTTGTATTTTGGCCATTTATTTAATGGTTTAGTTTCTAACAGATAGAACAAAATCGTTTAAAACACAAATCGTTAACGCTCAGTTTTGCATATACTGCTTTAATAATGCATAAAAAATTTATATGGAATCTTTTTCCTGTTATATCAGGAATATACACACATGTCTTTTTGTCATGTTGAGATTCattatatatgcaattttttctgttatattaGGAATATACAGACATGTTTTTTATCATGTTGAgattctaaactctctctctctctctctctctctctctctctctctctctctctctctctctctccttatattcaTGCATGGAATGCTGACTCTCTAAGAGTCGTAtgacaggtttttatttttattcctccaAAGGTGTGCCTCCACTCCGCAGGTCAAAAGGTATTGTGACTCTGTGGTTCAAGCATAAGAAGAACACTTACTCCGGGAGCtagagaaggagaggaagggggTTGGGTGGCGTTGGAAAGTATCATATTGAGGAGGGATGTTACTTAATTGACCACCTTCCGGGCCACTTTGTGACCTATCACCTCTCATGCCATAGCCATTAAGGCTTGTCACATATATCTGGGCGTTTGATCAGTCCTGGTTGATGATGTCACCAGGTAGCTCCAGGTTCACCTAAGGTATGCAGACGAGATAATCGcctgctttcttcttttctttggtGCTtgctaacctcctcctcctcctccttttttttccctcaacaAAGCACTTTTAACGATGCTGCTTTGCATGTAATGGGATATTCAGGTTCAAAAATAGCAGCAAGTTTCGGGTGAAGCTTCTCCTCGCTCAGTAATTGATGTAAACAAACGCGCAGACGCACATAATATGCTTACAGTCATGCCAGCCTGACCAGTAAGTAGGTACCCTTAAAAGGTTTCGGCTAGTGCGCCACTTGCCACAGACGAATGACTAAGGTCCAGTTATCTCTGACAGTTTAAAaacagatactctctctctctctctctctctctctctctctctctctctctctctctctctctgacaacaaGTTGGTCACGAATGTCAAAgtcaaaattctttaaaaaatagtttttacatACATGTTTATAATGTGTTTTCGTTTGTACATTGATACATTTTGAACTTCAGCTGACGAGGTCAGTAAAGTCTTAATGGCAGGAACTTTCCAgaaattaatagagagagagagagagagagagattaattaaaaattatgaagcaTCATATAGAACGCTGCTATCCTAGACAATTATCAGTTATTGGGCGTACAGAATGAGAAAATCCAAACATGAAAGCATCATGCATGGAAGACCTGATCAAAACCTAAACTCTAGGTTTTACGGTTAAtcctacaataataaaaaaaataaactcgttcGTTACTACAAACaacaggacctctctctctctctctctctctctctctctctctctctctctctctctctctctctctctcaattatgtaTAAACAGCTGTCCCAAATCCCATCTGACCATACCTAGTCATTTCCTACCCTCAGGGCCTGGGATTTCTGTATCTTTATCTATAAATTTAGTTTTCTTCGGAAGAAAGCAactaaaaggaagaaaatggatGTCATAACTCGACTCAGACTACAAACTTGAAATTACTATGCAAtgcacagtagagagagagagagagagagagagagaaacggtacCGTAAGaaagcaatttaattttttttcaggacaGGTGAATGGATTGTGTTATGCGAATGTACCGTTAGGTCTTGGGTTGGGTCATTCTGTAGAATTTTCATTACGGGTATAAGAGCAGTCAGGTGTAGAAAGGTTGGGTGCCTTTCTAGATGGGTTGAGTCGATCAAATATATGAGAAGGTATGAAGCctgcttttttttctaatttcattcCTGTCAAATAACAATGTTTTGGATTCACGCGTTTTTGGTAAGTGTGCTGCTTTTAGGTACAGTGTTTTCTTTCTGGCTTTGGATTGAAAACAAAGCAACCCTTGATGctctttccttctcttttgtTTCCTTGTTGCAACATTAAGTATTGCCGTTCATCCTTATGTtttgccttgcagtctttttcGCGCGCTCTATCCATAGGCCTATCTTTGCCCATAGTGCCCCTAGGCACATTTATTTCTCTATTGGGAAAGTCGTGAACAGACTCCCCAACGAAACAGTTAAGGAGAGGTTTACATCTCCTTCAGGTGGCGTTTCATGCCTCAGTGTTTTAGGCCTAGACGTAACTGCTCAGAATTAGGCTGGAAAACCATTGTGGTCCTTATCATCAGCTGCCCTTAGGCCTGCTGCGGCTCCATTTTCGTGAGGAACCGTCCATCTAGGTAGGCCTACTCCCAACTCATCACTCCTCCACATAACCGTACATGGGTACTAATGGCGGGTAGGCTAATCTCCTTGTAATTTGGACCTAAaggtatatttatctttttttggcGACCTTCTGGTTAAAAGGGGATAATTGCACAACTTGTACCTTGAAGTGTTTTTGAGAGATAAATATAAACGGCGTGAACTGTGGAAAAGATTCACTGACTGATGGCGACTAGTTGTGATTTGGAAAGAGATTACACAAGTTCATTCGGTCCACACATTCTGTTTGCTCGCTCTAAACTTAATAGACCGAATGCGCGTCTTCGTAAACTCAGGGAACCACGGTTGGCTTCCCTTGGTTTTAAAACGCCGGCAGTTAATTCCAAGGTCCGGAAGATGAGGCCTAACGATCAGAAAAAGAAACCGTGAAATGCATCACTGATGACGATAGATTAGACCGCCTCTAACGGGACattctcactgagagagagagagagagagagagagagagagagagagagacacgtttTTCCCAATCATCCGAAGAGTTTAATGACGaggagtaattctctctctctctctctctctctctctctctctctcttatagtaaTTGTTTCTTCAACTGTTTTTGCTGGTATTCATTTTATTCGTGATTCTTCTTTTCCTCTGTATTTTACTGCTTTTTCATCAACTGTAGAATTCATCCTTGCGAATATATTTCTGTATGAAGCCTAAATAATGGTATTTATGATGATTATCTCGAAAAGGTTAAACACCACATAATGGCAGTGTCATGCCCAAATCATTTATGCGTTTGATTTTGCTTTTAGACGGGTGGTTTTTTGCGTCTTAATGAAAGGTCATTTAACAGGGTAGAAATCCCTCATATCTTACATTTAATGTTAGTATTGTTGCATTAATACCTTACGATTTGTCAattgaagggggagagagagagagagagagagagagagagagagagagagagagagagagagaggttagaaatccctcttatcttatttttaaagTTGCAGTATTGTTGCATTAATACCTTATGATTTgtcagttgaagagagagagagagagagagagatcttaagcTGATTCGCTCATTCACTCTATCCTTATATATTTCAGGTTCTTGGTGATTACATAGTCTCCCGAAAGCAAGACCCATGTAACCAGATTTTTCAAGCTCATATCCATTTTTGGAAGGTAAGACAGTTAGTATTACGTTTATCATCTGGCTGTCTGTTGTTTTGCTTCGTGCTATTTATTCAGATTTTGTAGGTTCTTTCTCAATTATCAAAGATGTTTTGAATCTAGTTGTCTTTGAATTCCGTTTATTGGCCAGGTCAAGAGACGATAAGATCGTATTGTTGACGTAGATGTCTCGTCTTAGtggataactttttctttttagttgttAATTGTTCGTAAGACCCTAtttgtattagatttttttattacaacGTCAATTATTAGTTGAGAataattcaaagttttttttactcgatgtttgttgttttatttgtttatttttatgcaaaGTTTTAGGTAGTTTGGTCGTCTGATTTTGAGATACATTTTTTCCATTCGCTTTGGTCATGTTTCTTCCGTTTCTCTTCCTACTTGCAACACCCTCTTCCTTTTTCCATGTTGCCTCCACCAGTAAAGTTGGAACAGGCAACATTATAATTTTATCCGATTCGTTTATCTGTTAAGAAAATGCCTCTAGAAAGGATGGACTGATAGTAATGAGACTCGTTGAAAGTATTTATTTACCGGCCCTCTCCGAAAATGGTTACCTTTTATCCATATCAAAGGATAAAATGCATTTAAGCAAAAAAACACACTCCCatgaatatatcatatacatatatattatatatatatatagtaatatatatatatatatatatatatatatatatatatattaattcagtgCAAATTAAACATTAGATTATAACCTTTGCATTATAAGGGTTGTCGTATAGTACAACGAGAAGCAGTATCAAGAAATTTTATAACGTTTATAATCCTTAAATAAGTGATTCAAGTGGGAGTCCTTTATGTGGGACcttcaattatattattttatagtcCAGATTGCCTTTGGTTTCTCGTTTCCTGTATATTATTACGGTTTAAAAGAAGTTGTCGTGCATGTTAAGGTAATATTATTTCTGCTCAGACTTGAAATTTCGatcatttttattgtaaatttattgaTGATTGTTTTCGTGCATATTCTTATTGTACTCTATGGAAGGAAACGCGTAACAAATTTCCCATTTTCTTAAGCTACTTAGAGATACACAGATGTGACCTGAAAGTTCAAAGCTATCTCGATTTGATATTTAGTGATAGTTCATGTGACTGAGAGATTTTTGAGACGGCAATTACCTGGGTTCAACGAGCGCGGGAATAATACGCGGAAAAAAAGGACGTTACTCTTAAACCATATGAATGAAGGGAAAATGACAGTAAGCGGTTTATTAATAATTCTGCATGATTCCATTACAGTTAGATATATTGCCATGCGTTGACGTCATGAATACTGCCAGTGAAGAATAACTAATTCTGATGACGAGGTCATCAAGGGAGCGTGACTTATATCCTAGGTTCAGACAAGTGCAGCAGGTAGatacaattagaaaaaaaaaaaaaagttgcctttGTGCAAGTCGGTGCGTtgctttgaaaaaagaaaagggttcCAGAAATGTATTAGTACTGGTTATGCTGTAACCACTGGTAACCTGATGCTTGTCCTTGCTGGTACatgatttattctttctttcagtCAGCTAGAAATTCTTGTTTGCCCTGTGGTCTGCTTTCAGTGGTTATCGTTTGCTATGTTCGGATCCAGCCACTTGTATGCTCTCTGAATTAACGATAGCTCAAGCGCTCTGTTTACGGGTTGTCGTTGTATTTATGAAAGAGAGGAGTCTTTTCAGGACACATCCATATCTTTGTCGCGTACTCTCTTGTCTTTGTATGGTAATATATGCTAGTGCCCTCTTCTTGTACGTAATACTTTTATACTGTGGCACTTAATACAAATGTCAAAAGCTGATGCATGGGAGAGgtttttatagtttatattttacGGTGATATATTCcgtcccgtaggggggtagtgccgtcagtggacctcatgcggtgcactgtaggcattacttaaggttctttgcagcgtgcgttcggcccttagctgcaaccactttcatttcttttactgcacatcctttcatattctctttcttcatcttacttttcaccttctcctaacacttgattcatagcgcaactgctttgaggttttcctcctgttacacctttcaaaccttttactgtcaatttcaatttcagcgctgaatgacctcacaggtcccataGTTgccttggcctttagcctaaattaaTGTATTCTTCAACACATCACTCGTGCATCTagtgtctaggcctgtcccttacgacgttcctgattggctgttgataagccagtgacagggaaggaaactctcagtctttctcaagagttcacataggcgagatgtatgttccccc is part of the Macrobrachium nipponense isolate FS-2020 chromosome 6, ASM1510439v2, whole genome shotgun sequence genome and harbors:
- the LOC135216091 gene encoding dentin matrix acidic phosphoprotein 1-like, whose protein sequence is MWLQRSLILAVGLAIVTANPVPQVGQSHDVRVTTRNNTQEPTVQSGSTKPVEQPAVEDNTKTEEKTELYPEAVKGEVSTQEENAPGDVIEASTAEEQNGNKPSKNTTVTDNTSVPQEAVKKNEQTEEQTELYPEASVAVNNNNEQTEDQTETSNADLLQEASEAIEVISNKNESNEQNSEVSLVEAVHEEVTEKSESQTDAPVEATQAETETPEQNGNIEAQDVGTDAKVEPNESETQDEVKPSENVEVTPNQLENSKLQTKFSGFQSVETENKDNEPEPTNTEVSEKVTGNPHKQIVTITKPEEPSTNAPVEFAEASTDLPVEAANASTDAPVEAAEASTDAPVEAAEASTDAPVEAAEASTDAPIEAAEASTDAPVEAAEASTDAPVEAAEASTDAPVEAAEASTDAPVEAAEASTDAPVEAAVASTDAPVEAAEANTDVPVEAAEASSTDAPDDWKASESQTVLALKAAESNTEVNTEAAESHTTGNVEASESETIEDTEPAESQTEALTEAADSQTSDPQLRSDISTEAPTEAAEEADTPSNIEVSESETVLPLERDVQTEEPKVEAIQEQTDAVTEVNEEPEASVSHTEANVEEEVSATESGTEAAESVTVEAAVAETTAPTAEGLADQIKSEVSPVKQETAGTITVTINGKDGQILEAQEEDVTKESPVTEAANVASEEYWLMMNNAAKEKQGEKQNTTTNQKQEDTKNTAENQNQGDTNNNNAVTQKNEKEQATEEESEDQVEKEFQKVAEKYGLRTPVRETRPALQENVQPNPKTNEKPVNERFQVNELRRKRGFVDSVTSYVASLF